Proteins encoded within one genomic window of Lynx canadensis isolate LIC74 chromosome B4, mLynCan4.pri.v2, whole genome shotgun sequence:
- the ESYT1 gene encoding extended synaptotagmin-1 produces MERSPGDGSSPSPADQPSAPSDPPDQPPAAHTKRDLSSGNQPAGPGAAGEALALLTSFGRRLLVLVPVYLAGAVGLSVGFVLFGLALYLGWRRVRDEKERSLRAARQLLDDEERLTAKTLYMSHRELPAWVSFPDVEKAEWLNKIVAQVWPFLGQYMEKLLTETVAPAVRGSNPHLQTFTFTRVELGEKPLRILGVKVHPGQSKEQILLDLNISYVGDVQIDVEVKKYFCKAGVKGMQLHGVLRVILEPLIGNLPIVGAVSMFFIRRPTLDINWTGMTNLLDIPGLSSLSDTMIMDSIAAFLVLPNRLLVPLVPDLQDVAQLRSPLPRGIIRIHLLAARGLGSKDKYVKGLIEGKSDPYALVRVGTQTFCSRVINEDLNPQWGETYEVMVHEVPGQEIEVEVFDKDPDKDDFLGRMKLDVGKVLQAGVLDNWFPLQGGQGQVHLRLEWLSLLPSAEKLEQVLQWNRGVSSRPEPPSAAILVVYLDRAQDLPLKKGNKEPNPMVQLSIQDMTQESKAVYSNNCPVWEEAFRFFLQDPRSQELDVQVKDDSRALTLGALTLPLGRLLTAPELTLDQWFQLSSSGPNSRLYMKLVMRILYLDSSEVHFPTVPGTPGAWDPDSESSQAGSSVDAPPRPCHTTPDSHFGTENVLRIHVLEAQDLIAKDRFLGGLVKGKSDPYVKLKLAGRSFRSRVVREDLNPRWNEVFEVIVTSIPGQELDIEVFDKDLDKDDFLGRSKVSLTAVLNTGFLDEWLTLEDVPSGRLHLRLERLTPRPTAAELEEVLQVNSLIQTQKSAELAAALLSVYLERAEDLPLRKGTKPPSPYATLTVGDTSHKTKTISQTSAPVWDESASFLIRKPNTESLELQVRGEGTGALGSLSLPLSELLVTDQLCLDRWFTLNNGQGQVLLRAQLGILVSQHSGVEAHSHSYSHSSSSLSEEPELWGGLPHITSSAPELRQRLTHGDSPVEAPAGPLGQVKLTVWYYSEERKLVSIVHSCRALRQNGRDPPDPYVSLLLLPDKNRGTKRKTSQKKRTLNPEFSERFEWELPLDEALRRKLDVSVKSNSSFMSRERELLGKVQLDLAEIDLSQGAAQWYDLMDDKDKGSS; encoded by the exons ATGGAGCGCTCTCCTGGAGAcggctccagccccagccccgcggATCAGCCCTCTGCTCCCTCCGACCCCCCTGACCAGCCCCCCGCTGCTCACACAAAGCGGGACCTGAGTTCTGGGAACCAACCTGCCGGCCCAGGCGCGGCGGGTGAGGCCCTAGCGCTGCTGACTTCATTCGGGCGGCGGCTGCTTGTGCTCGTGCCGGTGTACCTGGCTGGGGCAGTGGGACTCAGCGTGGGTTTCGTGCTCTTCGGCCTCGCCCTCTACCTGGGCTGGCGCCGGGTCCGCGACGAGAAAGAACGGAGCCTTCGGGCAGCGCGGCAGCTGCTGGACGATGAGGAGCGGCTCACGGCGAAAACACTTTATATGAGCCATCGAGAGCTACCTGCCTGG GTCAGCTTCCCAGATGTGGAAAAGGCTGAGTGGCTAAACAAG ATTGTGGCCCAGGTCTGGCCTTTCCTGGGCCAGTACATGGAGAAGCTTCTGACTGAAACTGTGGCCCCGGCTGTTCGAGGCTCTAACCCCCATCTgcaaacatttacatttacacGAGTGGAACTGGGTGAAAAG CCATTGCGCATCCTAGGAGTCAAGGTTCACCCTGGCCAGAGCAAAGAACAGATCCTCTTGGATTTGAACATCAG CTATGTAGGTGATGTGCAGATTGATGTGGAAGTGAAGAAATATTTCTGCAAAGCAGGCGTCAAAGGCATGCAG CTACATGGTGTCTTGCGGGTGATTCTTGAGCCGCTCATCGGGAACCTTCCTATTGTGGGGGCTGTGTCGATGTTCTTTATCCGACGCCCG ACCCTAGATATCAACTGGACAGGGATGACCAACCTGCTGGATATCCCAGGACTCAG CTCCCTCTCTGACACCATGATCATGGATTCCATTGCTGCCTTCCTTGTGTTGCCCAACCGATTATTGGTGCCCCTTGTGCCTGACCTTCAGGATGTGGCGCAGTTGCGTTCCCCTCTTCCCAGG GGCATTATTCGGATTCACCTGCTGGCTGCCCGAGGTCTGGGCTCCAAGGACAAATACGTGAAGGGCCTGATCGAGGGCAAGTCAGACCCCTATGCACTTGTGCGAGTGGGCACCCAGACATTCTGCAGTCGGGTCATCAATGAGGACCTCAATCCCCAGTGGGGAGAGACTTACGAG GTGATGGTCCATGAGGTCCCAGGGCAGGAGATTGAGGTGGAGGTGTTTGATAAGGATCCAGACAAAGATGACTTTCTGGGCAG GATGAAGCTGGATGTAGGGAAGGTATTGCAGGCTGGAGTGCTGGATAAT TGGTTTCCTCTACAAGGTGGGCAAGGCCAAGTTCACTTAAGGCTAGAATGGCTGTCACTTTTGCCATCTGCAGAAAAACTGGAGCAG GTTCTGCAGTGGAATCGAGGAGTCTCCTCCCGACCAGAGCCACCATCAGCTGCCATCTTAGTTGTCTATCTGGACCGGGCCCAGGATCTTCCT CTAAAGAAGGGGAACAAGGAACCCAATCCCATGGTACAACTTTCAATTCAGGATATGACCCAGGAGAGCAAG GCTGTCTACAGCAACAACTGCCCAGTGTGGGAAGAGGCCTTCCGGTTTTTCCTGCAAGACCCTCGAAGCCAGGAGCTTGATGTGCAG GTGAAGGATGACTCCAGGGCCTTGACTTTAGGGGCACTGACCCTGCCTCTGGGTCGCCTGCTGACTGCCCCTGAACTCACCTTGGACCAGTGGTTCCAGCTCAGCAGCTCTGGCCCAAACTCCAGGCTCTACATGAAATTGGTTATGAGG ATCTTGTACTTGGATTCATCAGAAGTGCACTTTCCCACCGTGCCTGGAACACCTGGTGCTTGGGACCCGGACAGTGAGAGCTCCCAGGCAGGCAGCAGTGTGGATGCCCCACCTCGACCTTGTCATACTACTCCTGATAGTCACTTCGGGACTGAG AATGTGCTTCGGATCCATGTATTAGAGGCCCAGGACCTGATTGCCAAAGACCGTTTCTTGGGGGGATTGGTAAAGGGCAAGTCAGACCCCTATGTGAAACTAAAGCTGGCAGGACGAAGCTTCCGGAGCCGTGTTGTTCGGGAAGATCTCAATCCCCGCTGGAATGAGGTTTTTGAG GTGATTGTCACATCAATTCCAGGCCAAGAGCTAGACATTGAAGTTTTTGACAAGGACCTGGACAAGGATGACTTTCTGGGCAG GAGTAAAGTGAGTCTCACTGCAGTCCTAAACACTGGCTTCCTTGATGAG TGGCTGACTCTGGAGGACGTGCCATCTGGCCGCCTGCACTTGCGTCTGGAGCGTCTGACCCCCCGGCCCACTGCTGCGGAGTTAGAGGAG GTGCTGCAGGTGAACAGTCTGATCCAGACGCAGAAGAGTGCAGAACTGGCAGCAGCCCTGCTGTCCGTTTATCTGGAGCGGGCGGAGGACCTGCCG CTCCGAAAAGGTACCAAGCCTCCCAGTCCTTACGCTACTCTCACTGTGGGAGATACTTCTCACAAGACGAAG ACTATTTCCCAAACTTCAGCCCCTGTCTGGGATGAGAGTGCCTCCTTTCTCATCAGGAAACCAAACACTGAGAGCCTGGAGTTGCAG GTTCGGGGCGAGGGGACTGGTGCACTGGGCTcactttccctgcccctctcggAGCTACTTGTGACTGACCAGCTCTGCTTGGACCGTTGGTTTACACTTAACAACGGACAAGGGCAGGTGCTGCTGAGAGCACAGCTGGGG ATCCTGGTGTCCCAGCACTCAGGAGTGGAAGCGCACAGCCACAGCTACAGCCACAGCTCCTCATCTCTGAGTGAAGAACCAGAGCTCTGGGGGGGGCTGCCTCATATCACTTCCTCAGCCCCAGAGCTCCGGCAGCGCTTAACACATGGTGACAG TCCCGTTGAGGCTCCAGCAGGGCCCCTGGGCCAGGTGAAACTGACGGTCTGGTATTACAGTGAAGAACGGAAGCTGGTCAGCATCGTGCACAGTTGCCG GGCCCTTCGACAAAATGGACGGGATCCCCCGGACCCCTACGTGTCACTGTTGCTACTGCCAGACAAGAACCGGGGCACCAAGAGGAAGACCTCACAGAAGAAGAGGACCCTAAATCCCGAATTCAGTGAGCG GTTTGAGTGGGAACTGCCCCTGGATGAGGCCTTGCGGCGAAAGCTGGATGTCTCTGTGAAGTCTAATTCCTCCTTCATGTCAAGAGAGCGTGAGCTGCTGGGGAAG GTGCAGCTGGACCTTGCAGAGATAGACCTTTCCCAGGGAGCAGCCCAATG GTATGACCTCATGGATGACAAGGACAAGGGCAGTTCCTAG